A window from Sordaria macrospora chromosome 2, complete sequence encodes these proteins:
- a CDS encoding 60S ribosomal protein uL22, whose translation MVRYAATEIAPAKSARSRGSYLRVSFKNTRETAQAINGWKLQRAQKFLENVLEKKEAVPMRRYAGGTGRASQGKQFGVTRARWPVKSAEFLLTLLKNAEANADAKGLDTGNLVVKHIQVNQAPKQRRRTYRAHGRINPYMSNPCHIEMILTEADEIVQKSESVVREEAHLTSRQRGARVRRAITAA comes from the exons CGCCCGCTCGCGCGGCTCTTACCTCCGTGTTTCTTTCAAGAACACCCGTGAGACCGCCCAGGCCATCAACGGCTGGAAGCTCCAGCGTGCTCAGAAGTTCCTCGAGAACGttcttgagaagaaggaggctgtcCCCATGCGCCGCTACGCTGGTGGCACCGGCCGCGCCTCCCAAG GCAAGCAGTTCGGTGTTACCCGCGCCCGCTGGCCCGTCAAGTCCGCCGAGTTCCTCCTCACTCTCCTCAAGAACGCTGAGGCCAACGCCGATGCCAAGGGTCTCGACACTGGCAACCTCGTTGTCAAGCACATCCAGGTCAACCAGGCCCCCAAGCAGCGCCGCCGCACTTACCGCGCTCACGGTCGC ATCAACCCCTACATGTCCAACCCCTGCCACATTGAGATGATCCTCACTGAGGCCGATGAGATCGTCCAGAAGTCCGAGTCCGTTGTCCGCGAGGAGGCCCACCTTACCTCCCGCCAGCGCGGTGCTCGCGTCCGCCGTGCCATCACTGCCGCTTAA